One region of Chlorobiota bacterium genomic DNA includes:
- a CDS encoding NADH-quinone oxidoreductase subunit C, which yields MTAAERLEQLKQALLPLLAEHFGEESFQTAEHRNELSIAIPREQLTELMGFLRDTESLRFNQLRDINAVDWNRRKDRFELIYNLYSLPNSWRLRVKCFTDEKRPHVDSICGLYTAANWYERETYDMHGIIFDGHPDLRRMYMPEDYVDPETGEPIYPLRKDYPVMGVPGALPLPDRNPVV from the coding sequence ATGACAGCAGCAGAACGACTTGAGCAACTGAAGCAGGCGTTGCTACCGCTTCTTGCCGAACATTTTGGCGAGGAGAGTTTCCAGACCGCGGAGCACCGCAACGAGCTTTCCATCGCCATCCCACGCGAGCAGCTGACGGAGCTGATGGGATTCCTGCGCGACACCGAATCGCTTCGGTTCAACCAACTGCGCGACATCAACGCCGTGGATTGGAATCGCCGCAAGGACCGCTTCGAACTGATCTACAACCTGTACTCACTTCCCAACAGTTGGCGGCTGCGGGTGAAATGCTTCACCGACGAAAAACGCCCCCACGTTGATTCCATCTGCGGCCTGTACACCGCCGCAAACTGGTACGAGCGGGAAACCTACGACATGCACGGCATTATCTTCGACGGCCATCCGGACCTTCGCCGGATGTATATGCCCGAAGACTACGTGGACCCCGAAACCGGCGAACCGATCTATCCGCTTCGCAAAGATTACCCGGTGATGGGTGTCCCGGGCGCATTGCCGCTTCCCGACAGAAACCCAGTGGTGTAA